GGACCTGCGTGCGGTATCATCTTAGGTATTATTACACCAATTACTTCCTTTTTCATTACAGGAAGCCCGATTATGGCAGCTATTCCAGCCATGTTCCCATGCATTATGATTGGAAACATTATTCTGGTTGGCGCTGTCGCACTTCTTCGTGAAAAATGTGGGAAAACCGCAGGGTTTCCAATTTCCATTGTAATCGGCGCTGTACTGAAAGCATTGTTTATGGGAGTCGCTATTTCCCTTATTATCTTACCTAACATGCTTCCACCAAAAATGCAGCCAATGATGCACATTTTACAGCTTCAGTTTTCCGTTACACAGCTTATCACGGCCCTAATCGGTGGTGTCTATGCGCTCATCATTTACGCTGTTCTTCGCAAAACATCAATTGGAAAGTAGCACTCATTCTTACTTTTTTCGTGCTCAAAAGACTATTCGACAATTTTTTAACAAAGGAGAACGCTTGCTATGAACAAAGACAAAGATTTTCTTGGAACGGAACCGGTCGGAAAACTGATGTTTCGTCTGGCTATTCCGACCATTACTGCCCAGCTGATTAATATGTTATATAACATCATTGACCGCATTTACATCGGCCACATTCCAGGCAGTGGTGCGCTCGCTCTGACCGGCGTTGGCGTATGCATGCCCCTTATCATGATTGTTTCTGCTTTTGCAGCACTTGTAGGCGGCGGTGGCGCTCCACGTGCATCCATTGCATTGGGAAAAGGAGATACTGACACAGCGGAACATATTCTTGGAAACTGCTTTTTCCTGCAAATTCTGGTCTCCATCTTTTTAACCGTCATTCTTTTGCTCTGTAACCGGAGTCTCCTGCTTGCCTTTGGTGCGAGCAGCAACACAATTGAATATGCCGTAAATTACATGAATATATATACAATTGGTACAATTTTTGTACAAATGACACTGGGAATGAATATGTTTATCACAACACAGGGATTTGCGAAAACAGGAATGCTTTCTGTTCTAATCGGAGCTGGTCTCAATATCGCACTTGATCCATTGTTTATCTTTGCATTCCGTCTCGGCGTCAGGGGGGCAGCTCTCGCAACAGTTCTCTCACAGGCCGTTTCCTGCATCTGGGTTCTTGCTTTTTTAACCGGTAAAAAGACAATCCTTCATATCCGAAGAAAGAATCTTATGCTTTGTCCAAAGATTATTCTCCCTTGCGTTGCCCTTGGACTTGCCACCTTTATCATGCAGGCAAGCGAAAGCATTATCTCCGTATGTTTTAACTCTTCACTTTTAAAATATGGTGGAGATATTGCGGTTGGAGCCATGACGATTTTAACCAGTGTCATGCAGTTTGCCATGCTGCCATTGCAAGGCTTAGGCCAGGGCGCCCAGCCTATTTTAAGTTTTAACTACGGTGCAAAGAACGCAGAGCGTGTAAAAAAGGCTTTTAAACTTCTTCTAGTTTCAAGTCTTTGTTACTCCACCACTCTATGGGCATTTATCCTGATT
Above is a genomic segment from Roseburia sp. 831b containing:
- a CDS encoding MATE family efflux transporter; the protein is MNKDKDFLGTEPVGKLMFRLAIPTITAQLINMLYNIIDRIYIGHIPGSGALALTGVGVCMPLIMIVSAFAALVGGGGAPRASIALGKGDTDTAEHILGNCFFLQILVSIFLTVILLLCNRSLLLAFGASSNTIEYAVNYMNIYTIGTIFVQMTLGMNMFITTQGFAKTGMLSVLIGAGLNIALDPLFIFAFRLGVRGAALATVLSQAVSCIWVLAFLTGKKTILHIRRKNLMLCPKIILPCVALGLATFIMQASESIISVCFNSSLLKYGGDIAVGAMTILTSVMQFAMLPLQGLGQGAQPILSFNYGAKNAERVKKAFKLLLVSSLCYSTTLWAFILIFPQIFAGMFTTDSALLRFTQSALRIYCACLLLFGIQIACQMAFTSFGKAKASIVVAVTRKFILLLPLIYLLPHIWTTNQTNAVYLAEPIADFIAVSFTSILFTFQFKKVLRELNP
- a CDS encoding ECF transporter S component gives rise to the protein MKLKTRQITVTAILLAICIVSQFFKNLSVYLTGPIINAALILAVIYAGPACGIILGIITPITSFFITGSPIMAAIPAMFPCIMIGNIILVGAVALLREKCGKTAGFPISIVIGAVLKALFMGVAISLIILPNMLPPKMQPMMHILQLQFSVTQLITALIGGVYALIIYAVLRKTSIGK